A single Brassica rapa cultivar Chiifu-401-42 chromosome A04, CAAS_Brap_v3.01, whole genome shotgun sequence DNA region contains:
- the LOC103862948 gene encoding PTI1-like tyrosine-protein kinase 3 isoform X2, with product MRRWLCCACHVEEPYHASENEHLRSPKHHIDYGYNKRAPVALKPAALKEPPSIDVPALSLDELKEKTDNFGSKSLIGEGSYGRAYYATLKDGKAVAVKKLDNAAEPESNIEFLTQVSRVSKLHHDNFVQLFGYCVEGNLRILAYEFATMGSLHDILHGRKGVQGAQPGPTLDWIQRVRIAVDAARGLEYLHEKVQPVVIHRDIRSSNVLLFEDFKAKIADFNLSNQSPDMAARLHSTRVLGTFGYHAPEYAMTGQLTQKSDVYSFGVVLLELLTGRKPVDHTMPRGQQSLVTWATPRLSEDKVKQCVDPKLKGDYPPKAVAKLAAVAALCVQYESEFRPNMSIVVKALQPLLRSSTAVPVQSQGI from the exons ATGCGTAGGTGGTTGTGCTGCGCTTGCCACGTCGAAGAGCCTTACCATGCTTCTGAAAACGAGCACCTGAGAAGCCCCAAGCACCATATTGATTACG GGTACAATAAAAGAGCACCGGTTGCATTGAAGCCTGCTGCTTTAAAGGAACCACCATCCATCGACGTCCCTGCATTGTCATTAGATGAGTTGAAAGAAAAGACTGATAACTTCGGATCAAAGTCTTTGATCGGTGAAGGATCCTACGGAAGAGCCTACTACGCAACCTTGAAAGACGGCAAAGCCGTGGCTGTCAAGAAGCTTGACAACGCAGCTGAGCCTGAATCAAACATCGAGTTCTTGACTCAAGTCTCAAGAGTCTCTAAGCTGCACCATGATAACTTCGTCCAGCTCTTTGGTTACTGCGTCGAAGGGAACCTCCGCATACTCGCTTATGAGTTTGCAACCATGGGATCTTTGCATGACATTTTGCATGGGAGGAAGGGAGTTCAGGGGGCACAGCCAGGTCCAACTCTTGATTGGATCCAACGGGTGAGAATCGCCGTTGATGCAGCTAGAGGGCTTGAGTATTTACATGAGAAGGTTCAGCCTGTGGTGATACACAGAGATATTCGTTCAAGCAATGTGCTTTTGTTTGAAGACTTCAAAGCCAAGATTGCTGATTTTAATCTGTCTAATCAGTCTCCTGACATGGCTGCTCGTCTCCATTCGACGAGAGTCTTGGGAACGTTCGGTTACCATGCACCGGAGTATGCTATGACTGGTCAGCTGACGCAGAAGAGTGATGTTTATAGTTTCGGCGTGGTGCTTTTGGAGCTTTTGACTGGGAGAAAGCCTGTTGATCATACGATGCCTCGCGGCCAGCAGAGTCTTGTCACTTGGGCTACTCCGAGGTTGAGTGAAGACAAAGTGAAGCAGTGTGTTGATCCTAAACTCAAAGGAGACTATCCTCCTAAAGCAGTTGCaaag CTTGCGGCGGTTGCAGCGTTGTGTGTGCAATACGAATCAGAGTTTAGGCCGAACATGAGCATTGTGGTAAAAGCTCTGCAACCATTGCTGAGGTCATCAACAGCAGTACCTGTTCAATCACAGGGGATATGA
- the LOC103862948 gene encoding PTI1-like tyrosine-protein kinase 3 isoform X1: MYSMDSDYHRRGLAADDRSPVYFVRLDKPRAVDDLYIGKREKMRRWLCCACHVEEPYHASENEHLRSPKHHIDYGYNKRAPVALKPAALKEPPSIDVPALSLDELKEKTDNFGSKSLIGEGSYGRAYYATLKDGKAVAVKKLDNAAEPESNIEFLTQVSRVSKLHHDNFVQLFGYCVEGNLRILAYEFATMGSLHDILHGRKGVQGAQPGPTLDWIQRVRIAVDAARGLEYLHEKVQPVVIHRDIRSSNVLLFEDFKAKIADFNLSNQSPDMAARLHSTRVLGTFGYHAPEYAMTGQLTQKSDVYSFGVVLLELLTGRKPVDHTMPRGQQSLVTWATPRLSEDKVKQCVDPKLKGDYPPKAVAKLAAVAALCVQYESEFRPNMSIVVKALQPLLRSSTAVPVQSQGI, from the exons ATGTATTCAATGGATTCTGATTATCATCGCCGTGGTCTCGCG GCGGACGATCGTTCACCAGTATACTTTGTTCGGCTAGATAAACCGAGAGCTGTAGACGATCTCTACATAGGCAAGAGAGAAAAGATGCGTAGGTGGTTGTGCTGCGCTTGCCACGTCGAAGAGCCTTACCATGCTTCTGAAAACGAGCACCTGAGAAGCCCCAAGCACCATATTGATTACG GGTACAATAAAAGAGCACCGGTTGCATTGAAGCCTGCTGCTTTAAAGGAACCACCATCCATCGACGTCCCTGCATTGTCATTAGATGAGTTGAAAGAAAAGACTGATAACTTCGGATCAAAGTCTTTGATCGGTGAAGGATCCTACGGAAGAGCCTACTACGCAACCTTGAAAGACGGCAAAGCCGTGGCTGTCAAGAAGCTTGACAACGCAGCTGAGCCTGAATCAAACATCGAGTTCTTGACTCAAGTCTCAAGAGTCTCTAAGCTGCACCATGATAACTTCGTCCAGCTCTTTGGTTACTGCGTCGAAGGGAACCTCCGCATACTCGCTTATGAGTTTGCAACCATGGGATCTTTGCATGACATTTTGCATGGGAGGAAGGGAGTTCAGGGGGCACAGCCAGGTCCAACTCTTGATTGGATCCAACGGGTGAGAATCGCCGTTGATGCAGCTAGAGGGCTTGAGTATTTACATGAGAAGGTTCAGCCTGTGGTGATACACAGAGATATTCGTTCAAGCAATGTGCTTTTGTTTGAAGACTTCAAAGCCAAGATTGCTGATTTTAATCTGTCTAATCAGTCTCCTGACATGGCTGCTCGTCTCCATTCGACGAGAGTCTTGGGAACGTTCGGTTACCATGCACCGGAGTATGCTATGACTGGTCAGCTGACGCAGAAGAGTGATGTTTATAGTTTCGGCGTGGTGCTTTTGGAGCTTTTGACTGGGAGAAAGCCTGTTGATCATACGATGCCTCGCGGCCAGCAGAGTCTTGTCACTTGGGCTACTCCGAGGTTGAGTGAAGACAAAGTGAAGCAGTGTGTTGATCCTAAACTCAAAGGAGACTATCCTCCTAAAGCAGTTGCaaag CTTGCGGCGGTTGCAGCGTTGTGTGTGCAATACGAATCAGAGTTTAGGCCGAACATGAGCATTGTGGTAAAAGCTCTGCAACCATTGCTGAGGTCATCAACAGCAGTACCTGTTCAATCACAGGGGATATGA
- the LOC103862949 gene encoding solute carrier family 35 member F1, translating to MGLNLEEIKTKKKLTFIGLGLGQILSLLCTCNVFTSSELARKGYNVPTTQSFLTYTLLAIVYGGIVLYRRPTIKGKWYHYFFLALADVEGNFLVVKANQYTSITSVMLLDCWAIPCVLVLTWVFLKTRYRLMKISGVVICILGVIMVVFSDVHAGSRAGGSNPVKGDILVVAGATLYAVSNTTEEFLVKNANTVELMTFMGFFGAIISAIQICIFERGELRAIDWSAEGAILFLRFAVSMFLFYSLLPVLLKTSGSAMFTLSLLTSDMWAVLIRIFAYHEKVDWLYYLAFATTAIGLIIYSVKEKDEEDQKDEQRKLLDEEGRVSLIATSTGEP from the exons ATGGGTTTGAATCTCGAGGAGATCAAGACAAAGAAGAAGTTGACTTTTATTGGACTTGGGTTGGGACAGATCCTCTCCCTTCTCTGTACTTGTAATGTCTTCACATCTTCTGAGCTCGCCAGAAAAG GATATAATGTTCCAACAACACAATCGTTCCTCACTTATACGCTACTGGCAATTGTCTATGGAGGTATCGTGCTATATAGAAGACCCACAATTAAG GGCAAGTGGTATCACTATTTCTTCCTAGCTTTAGCTGATGTGGAGGGGAACTTTCTTG tGGTGAAGGCGAATCAGTACACATCGATAACGAGTGTGATGCTACTAGACTGCTGGGCGATCCCTTGCGTTTTGGTGCTGACTTGGGTTTTCCTGAAAACAAGATACAGATTGATGAAGATTAGTGGTGTGGTTATATGTATCCTTGGTGTTATCATGGTTGTCTTCTCTGACGTTCACGCAGGGAGTCGAGCAG GAGGAAGTAATCCTGTTAAAGGAGATATTCTTGTTGTAGCTGGAGCAACCTTATATGCTGTCAGTAATACCACCGAG GAGTTCCTTGTGAAGAACGCAAACACAGTTGAGCTTATGACCTTCATGGGATTTTTCGGCGCAATCATTAGTGCCATTCAGAT ATGCATATTTGAACGCGGTGAGCTCAGAGCTATTGATTGGTCTGCTGAGGGT GCTATTCTTTTTCTTAGATTCGCAGTCTCGATGTTTCTCTTCTACTCATTACTCCCGGTTTTACTCAAG ACCAGTGGTTCAGCAATGTTCACCCTCTCGTTACTCACATCAGACATGTGGGCTGTTTTGATCCGCATTTTCGCTTACCATGAGAAG GTTGATTGGCTCTACTACTTGGCATTTGCTACTACAGCTATTGGACTGATCATATACTCAGT GAAggagaaagatgaagaggacCAAAAAGATGAGCAGAGAAAGCTGTTGGATGAAGAAGGTCGAGTCAGTCTTATAGCTACTTCCACCGGAGAACCCTAA